A single window of Malus sylvestris chromosome 5, drMalSylv7.2, whole genome shotgun sequence DNA harbors:
- the LOC126622065 gene encoding UV-B-induced protein At3g17800, chloroplastic-like translates to MDHSLSPLSTLKRCITPALAPPRSAVQSLTANRFFRPLTVVAGAGASHCEFSSLNSPLDPRTRPGKDLCTVLQNHPRLFHLSVAQELKKLADDRELALSRASLSAASHEACLHRRIAQLKEQECETVVEDFMYLLVFYKFSEIKVHLVPKLSRCIYNGRLEIWPSKDWELESLYSMDVLEMIREHVSTVIGLRAKSSVTDNWAMTKITRQTLGQAYVASILYGYFLKSASLRHSLDCILTLESQDLPLNHRTSLQFLEMCPNGNKNLLFGRIGNIQAKFQRSSRQEKTHGKLRCYVMGFEPDTLQRCAKLRSEVAVNLIKNHCCALFGDDESMGSPETDEVILTSYSSLKRLVLEAVAFGSFLWDTEECIGTVYKLKEN, encoded by the exons ATGGACCATAGTCTCTCCCCGCTCTCAACCCTCAAGCGCTGCATAACCCCCGCCTTGGCCCCGCCCCGCTCCGCCGTCCAATCGCTGACCGCAAATCGGTTCTTCAGGCCGTTGACCGTCGTCGCCGGAGCCGGGGCGAGCCACTGCGAGTTCAGCAGCCTCAACTCGCCGCTCGACCCGCGGACCCGACCCGGAAAGGACCTCTGCACCGTCTTGCAGAACCATCCGCGGCTGTTCCACCTTTCCGTGGCTCAGGAGCTGAAGAAGTTGGCCGATGATCGGGAACTCGCTCTCTCTCGTGCGTCTCTCAGCGCCGCCTCTCATGAAGCCTGCCTTCATAG GAGGATTGCACAACTGAAGGAGCAGGAGTGCGAGACTGTTGTGGAAGATTTCATGTACCTCTTAGTCTTTTACAAGTTTTCCGAGATCAAAGTTCATTTGGTTCCTAAGCTCTCTAGATGCATTTACAATGGGAGACTGGAGATATGGCCTTCAAAGGATTGGGAGCTAGAGTCCCTTTACAGCATGGACGTTTTGGAGATGATAAGGGAACATGTAAGCACAGTCATTGGCTTGAGAGCAAAGTCTAGCGTCACAGACAATTGGGCAATGACAAAGATCACGCGTCAAACACTTGGTCAAGCATATGTGGCTTCCATCTTATATGGTTACTTTCTGAAATCTGCCTCATTGAGACACAGCCTGGATTGCATTCTAACTCTGGAGAGCCAAGACCTTCCTCTGAATCACAGAacctctcttcaatttctggAAATGTGTCCTAATGGAAACAAAAATCTTCTCTTTGGCCGCATTGGCAACATTCAAGCGAAGTTTCAAAGGTCAAGTAGGCAGGAGAAGACTCATGGAAAGTTGAGGTGTTACGTGATGGGGTTTGAACCTGATACACTTCAGAGATGCGCAAAACTGAGATCCGAGGTCGCTGTGAATTTAATTAAGAATCACTGTTGTGCACTCTTTGGCGATGATGAGAGCATGGGTTCGCCTGAGACCGATGAAGTTATCTTAACTTCTTATTCAAGCCTGAAGAGGCTGGTTCTAGAGGCTGTCGCCTTTGGTTCATTCCTCTGGGACACCGAAGAATGCATTGGGACAGTATATAAGCTTAAGGAGAACTGA
- the LOC126622719 gene encoding chloroplast envelope quinone oxidoreductase homolog, which produces MEAPGFSTAARPQEVSAAEGAGLPSSGPSAHQALTQAAGIKLDGTGQLKNILITGASGGVGHYVVQLAKLGNTHVTATCGACNIDIVRSLGADEVLDYKTPDGTALKSSSDWKYDFVIHCASAGIPWSTFEQNLSANGKVIDLTCALQRPTFSKKQLVPMIINLKRENLEYLVELMKEGKLKTVIDSKHHLSKAEYAWARRTDGYANGKIIVEI; this is translated from the exons ATGGAAGCACCCG GATTCTCGACGGCCGCTAGGCCCCAAGAAGTTTCAGCAGCTGAAGGTGCAGGCTTACCTAGTTCCGGCCCCTCGGCTCACCAAGCTCTCACCCAAGCAGCCGGGATCAAGCTTGACGGAACTGGCCAGCTCAAGAACATACTGATCACTGGTGCCTCTGGTGGCGTCGGTCACTATGTAGTCCAACTAGCCAAGCTTGGAAACACTCATGTTACCGCCACTTGTGGAGCTTGTAACATTGACATTGTCAGGAGCTTAGGAGCAGATGAGGTTCTTGACTACAAGACCCCAGATGGGACGGCTCTCAAGAGCTCATCTGATTGGAAATATGATTTTGTGATTCACTGTGCATCAGCAGGCATTCCATGGTCAACTTTTGAGCAGAATTTGAGTGCGAATGGGAAGGTTATAGACCTTACTTGTGCTCTACAGAGACCCACCTTTTCGAAGAAGCAGCTGGTGCCGATGATCATAAATCTGAAACGTGAGAACCTGGAGTATCTTGTTGAGTTGATGAAGGAAGGAAAGCTCAAGACGGTGATCGACTCTAAGCATCATCTGAGCAAGGCTGAATATGCTTGGGCTAGGAGAACTGATGGCTATGCTAATGGGAAGATCATTGTGGAGATTTAA